The following proteins are co-located in the Fischerella sp. PCC 9605 genome:
- a CDS encoding HlyD family efflux transporter periplasmic adaptor subunit: protein MANLSNNLSSVLKKNDTDGYRKYTQPEDVGNLNESNHQGKLADTEGNDWFYGTEELLDALPKRWTRSSLYCLVSFAVVTLPWAMLSQVDETGSARGRIEPLGKLQKLDSQVSGSVISVKAKEGDTVKAGQVLVELESDVLRTDLQQAHTKLEGHQNRLAQLELLKNQIILTTSVQEQQNKSQELEKLAQVNQAQQNLDAKESTYNLQKLEKLALVDQAKQDINTTQAVHQLAQSRLERDAVEVERYRQLQNQGVVPRVKVVEIEKTAQESQELQEKAESDAKQAELRLKEETSRYQTIINQAKAEIEQAKLRLQEQRNSYKGVVEAGKLAVLKNQQQLKDVQTQITELRSQMAQSKSQILALKIQLQQRIVRAPVDGVIYDLPIEKPGAVVQVGQGIAQIAPKNSGYILKAQMPSQQSGFLKVGMPVKIKFDAYPFQDYGVVQGRVHWVSPDSKVVESSQGNVEMFEVEVALDKPYIQAGNKRIIITPGQTATAEVIVRQRRVIDFMLDPFKKLEKGGLEL, encoded by the coding sequence ATGGCTAACTTATCCAACAACTTATCATCTGTACTGAAAAAAAACGACACAGATGGGTATCGCAAATATACACAGCCTGAAGACGTTGGTAATTTAAACGAGTCCAATCATCAAGGAAAATTAGCAGACACTGAGGGAAACGATTGGTTTTACGGCACAGAAGAACTGCTAGATGCCTTACCGAAGCGCTGGACACGTTCTTCACTATATTGTCTAGTCAGTTTTGCTGTGGTCACTTTACCTTGGGCAATGCTTTCTCAAGTAGATGAGACAGGAAGTGCCAGAGGACGGATAGAACCACTAGGCAAACTACAAAAATTAGACAGTCAAGTCAGTGGTAGTGTTATTTCTGTTAAAGCCAAGGAAGGAGATACCGTTAAAGCAGGGCAAGTTTTAGTTGAGTTGGAATCAGATGTCCTGCGAACCGATTTACAGCAAGCTCACACTAAACTTGAAGGACACCAAAATCGGTTGGCACAGTTGGAGTTGCTCAAAAACCAAATCATCTTAACAACTAGCGTTCAAGAGCAACAAAACAAATCCCAAGAATTAGAAAAACTTGCTCAAGTAAATCAAGCGCAGCAAAATTTAGATGCAAAAGAGAGTACTTATAACTTACAAAAATTAGAAAAACTAGCTTTAGTCGATCAAGCAAAGCAGGATATTAACACTACTCAGGCTGTTCATCAATTAGCTCAAAGTCGTTTAGAGCGAGATGCAGTCGAAGTTGAACGCTACCGTCAATTGCAAAACCAAGGCGTTGTTCCTCGAGTCAAAGTTGTAGAAATAGAAAAGACAGCCCAAGAAAGTCAAGAATTACAAGAAAAAGCGGAATCTGATGCAAAACAAGCCGAATTACGTTTAAAAGAAGAAACTAGCCGTTATCAAACAATTATTAATCAGGCAAAGGCAGAGATTGAGCAAGCAAAACTACGTCTGCAAGAACAGCGTAACAGCTATAAAGGTGTAGTGGAAGCAGGTAAATTAGCTGTTCTTAAAAATCAGCAACAACTCAAAGATGTGCAAACACAAATAACCGAGTTGCGATCGCAGATGGCTCAGAGTAAGAGCCAGATTTTAGCATTAAAAATTCAGTTACAGCAACGCATTGTGAGAGCGCCAGTTGATGGTGTAATTTATGATTTGCCGATTGAAAAACCAGGTGCTGTAGTTCAAGTTGGTCAAGGAATTGCTCAGATTGCACCCAAGAATTCCGGTTATATCCTCAAGGCACAAATGCCCAGCCAACAGAGCGGTTTCTTGAAGGTGGGTATGCCTGTGAAAATTAAATTTGATGCCTATCCTTTCCAAGATTATGGAGTTGTTCAAGGACGCGTGCATTGGGTTTCACCAGATTCAAAAGTGGTTGAAAGTTCTCAAGGTAATGTCGAAATGTTTGAGGTAGAAGTTGCTTTAGATAAGCCTTATATCCAAGCTGGAAATAAACGTATCATCATCACACCTGGTCAAACAGCGACTGCCGAGGTAATTGTCCGCCAGCGTCGTGTAATTGATTTTATGTTAGATCCGTTCAAGAAACTGGAAAAAGGTGGTTTGGAGTTGTAG
- a CDS encoding peptidase domain-containing ABC transporter → MPSVFDQQQLGQRLTEILGEKLVNQELQSCIKATEILKPPVAKLFWQATSGKSGIYLVLAGKVRLLDSSNNLITTLNAGASFGEMTLFAQQEWLPYAARASANLQLAYLPDEVLHTLMDKHPSIGDRLRKKAEIWDLMLALLPQQQDKSTTPCEEILKTLSLFRRHSLELGSLYATLRQDSKLWLLHRGELQSSDGSRLTPGNLCEISRQDDWQVTQATTIAYTLSHTDWETALQSWPDLAQLIGSEPTSATTEAPINGRTVISFPQPESSPAPKSKKRRSYFPNPQVKIGQVWGQITQRYPFYAQQSASDCGAACLVMISRYWGKRFSISLLRDLANTNRSGASIKGLVAAAESIGFATRPVKASLEKLAEQPLPAIAHWEGKHYIVVYEITKKRVIVCDPAIGQRSLTHNQFKAGWTGYALLLQPTAGLKETPEATQPFWQFFDLIKPHTQVLLEVMVASVLIQLFGLVTPLFTQLLLDRVVVQGSTLTLNAVGLGLIIFGLFRVAMSGLRQYLLDHTANRIGVALMVGFIKHTFRLPLAFFESRYVGDIVSRVQENQKIQRFLAGEALSTTLDLVTVFIYIGLMFWYSWQLALLVLLVVPPFVLLAAIATPFLRLISREIFNNLAKESSYLIESLTGIRTIRSMAIEQTVRWRWEELLNQAVKKNFSGQVIGIRLQVFSTTIETLATTILLWFGAWQVIQNQLTIGQLVAFNMLLGQVIRPFQRLVVLWNELQEIVISTERINDVLQAEPEEDLQTSPKQFIPKLHGSIRFVAVTFRYHPESDRNVLENLSFEIKPEQTIAVVGRSGSGKTTLSKLLLGLYPPTDGKILIDGQDVTTLSLRSLRQQIGVVDQDTFLFGGTIRENLSIAHPQATLEEITQAATIAGADEFIRQLPMGYETQIGEGGGLLSGGQRQRLAIARALVGNPRLLIFDEATSHLDSESERIIQNNLKTILTGRTSIIIAHRLSTIRNADLILVLDRGVLIESGNHDELIKAKGHYFYLNQQQLAQVG, encoded by the coding sequence ATGCCATCAGTATTTGACCAGCAACAGCTAGGTCAAAGACTCACCGAGATTTTAGGTGAAAAGCTTGTTAATCAAGAACTGCAAAGCTGTATAAAAGCAACAGAAATATTAAAACCACCAGTAGCAAAGCTGTTTTGGCAAGCGACTTCGGGGAAATCCGGAATTTATTTAGTGTTGGCGGGTAAAGTGCGGCTATTAGATAGCTCGAACAACTTAATTACCACCCTCAATGCTGGAGCATCATTTGGTGAGATGACTTTGTTTGCACAACAAGAATGGCTACCCTATGCTGCTAGGGCTTCTGCCAACTTGCAACTTGCTTATCTGCCAGATGAAGTGTTGCATACTTTGATGGACAAGCATCCTTCTATTGGCGATCGCCTCAGAAAAAAAGCAGAAATTTGGGATTTAATGCTCGCTTTGCTACCTCAGCAGCAAGACAAAAGCACTACCCCTTGTGAAGAGATACTCAAAACCTTATCTTTGTTTAGGCGGCATAGTTTAGAATTGGGTAGTCTCTATGCCACACTCCGCCAAGATAGCAAACTGTGGCTGCTGCATCGGGGAGAATTACAGAGTTCTGATGGTAGCCGTTTAACTCCTGGCAATCTCTGCGAAATTTCTCGCCAGGATGACTGGCAAGTGACACAAGCGACAACAATTGCCTACACACTCTCTCATACAGATTGGGAAACTGCACTGCAATCCTGGCCTGACTTAGCCCAGTTGATTGGTTCAGAACCAACTTCAGCCACCACAGAAGCACCTATCAACGGCAGAACAGTCATTTCCTTTCCTCAACCAGAATCTTCACCAGCACCAAAGTCAAAAAAACGCAGATCTTATTTTCCCAATCCCCAAGTCAAAATCGGGCAAGTTTGGGGACAGATCACTCAGCGCTATCCCTTCTATGCTCAACAAAGCGCTTCAGACTGTGGTGCTGCTTGCTTGGTGATGATTAGTCGTTATTGGGGTAAGCGATTTAGTATTAGTCTGTTGCGAGATTTAGCTAATACTAACCGCAGTGGTGCTTCAATCAAGGGTTTAGTTGCAGCCGCAGAAAGTATTGGCTTTGCTACCCGGCCTGTGAAAGCTAGTCTGGAAAAATTGGCAGAACAACCCTTACCTGCAATTGCCCATTGGGAAGGTAAGCATTACATCGTTGTCTACGAAATTACGAAAAAGCGAGTCATTGTCTGCGATCCTGCCATTGGACAACGCAGCCTCACTCACAACCAATTCAAAGCTGGTTGGACTGGTTATGCATTGTTATTGCAACCAACCGCTGGGTTAAAAGAAACCCCAGAAGCAACTCAACCATTCTGGCAATTTTTTGATTTAATAAAACCCCACACTCAAGTGTTGCTAGAGGTAATGGTTGCTTCAGTGTTGATTCAGTTATTTGGGTTGGTAACGCCACTATTCACTCAACTACTGTTAGATCGAGTCGTTGTCCAAGGTAGCACCCTGACTTTAAACGCCGTTGGTTTGGGGTTAATCATTTTTGGTTTGTTCCGTGTCGCCATGAGTGGGTTGCGGCAATATTTACTCGATCACACAGCCAACCGTATAGGCGTCGCCTTGATGGTGGGTTTTATTAAACACACCTTTCGTTTACCTTTGGCATTTTTTGAGTCTCGTTACGTTGGTGATATTGTTTCTCGCGTTCAAGAAAACCAGAAAATTCAGCGCTTCCTCGCAGGAGAAGCACTATCAACCACTCTGGATTTAGTGACGGTATTCATTTATATCGGCTTGATGTTTTGGTACAGTTGGCAGCTAGCATTACTGGTGCTACTAGTTGTGCCACCATTTGTGTTACTGGCGGCGATCGCCACACCTTTTTTGCGCTTAATATCGAGAGAAATTTTTAATAACCTCGCTAAAGAAAGTAGCTATCTGATCGAATCACTTACAGGTATCCGGACAATCCGCTCAATGGCAATTGAGCAGACAGTCCGCTGGCGTTGGGAGGAATTGCTCAATCAAGCGGTGAAAAAAAATTTTTCCGGACAAGTGATCGGTATACGACTGCAAGTTTTCAGTACTACTATTGAAACCTTAGCAACTACGATTTTGCTTTGGTTTGGTGCATGGCAGGTAATTCAAAACCAATTAACGATCGGACAATTAGTTGCTTTTAATATGTTGTTGGGTCAGGTGATTCGGCCTTTCCAACGGCTGGTAGTACTGTGGAATGAACTACAAGAAATCGTGATTTCTACCGAACGGATCAACGATGTTCTGCAAGCTGAACCAGAAGAAGACTTACAGACCTCGCCCAAGCAATTTATCCCCAAGCTGCACGGTAGTATTCGCTTTGTTGCGGTCACGTTCCGCTATCACCCCGAAAGTGACCGTAACGTATTAGAAAATCTTAGTTTTGAAATCAAGCCCGAACAAACAATCGCCGTCGTTGGACGTAGTGGATCTGGTAAAACTACTCTTTCAAAACTCCTTTTAGGTTTATACCCACCGACAGATGGCAAAATCTTGATTGATGGTCAAGATGTTACAACTCTCTCTTTGCGATCGCTGCGCCAACAAATTGGAGTTGTTGACCAAGACACCTTTTTATTTGGTGGCACAATTCGCGAAAACCTCAGCATCGCTCATCCCCAAGCCACTCTAGAAGAAATTACCCAAGCTGCAACCATTGCTGGTGCAGACGAATTCATCCGCCAACTACCAATGGGTTACGAAACCCAAATTGGTGAAGGTGGCGGTTTGCTCTCTGGTGGACAACGCCAACGCTTGGCGATCGCCCGAGCTTTGGTTGGTAATCCCCGCTTATTAATTTTTGACGAAGCTACCAGTCATCTAGATTCGGAATCGGAGCGGATTATTCAAAACAATCTCAAAACGATTCTCACAGGGCGCACAAGTATCATTATTGCTCATCGCCTCTCGACGATTCGGAATGCGGATTTAATTCTGGTTTTGGATCGCGGTGTGTTGATTGAAAGTGGCAATCATGATGAATTAATCAAAGCCAAAGGACATTACTTTTACCTCAACCAGCAGCAACTCGCCCAAGTTGGTTGA
- a CDS encoding helix-turn-helix domain-containing protein — MPNHSSKDDALESYDTKKSKFLTPFQRKLLLKNLQTDLQPEYRRRLEIMLLADMGKTQTQICQILGCSQEMARYWIAMVQAGLAHKWNERLKGRPKTVNKQYLERLQELVTHSPREYGYGFANWTAQWLSKHLALELGIEISDRHINRLLKEKGLSTKQKHQEGKETAQFKNDGIKICDLQSSCELRVDWSFDLMKISN, encoded by the coding sequence ATGCCAAACCATTCCAGTAAAGACGATGCTCTTGAGAGCTATGACACGAAAAAAAGTAAATTTTTAACGCCATTTCAACGGAAACTTTTGCTCAAGAATTTGCAAACTGATTTGCAACCAGAATACCGACGCAGATTAGAGATCATGTTGTTGGCAGATATGGGTAAAACCCAGACTCAAATCTGTCAAATTTTAGGTTGTTCCCAGGAGATGGCGCGGTATTGGATTGCTATGGTACAAGCAGGCCTAGCACACAAATGGAATGAGCGATTAAAAGGTAGACCAAAAACCGTTAACAAGCAATATCTTGAAAGATTGCAAGAACTGGTAACACATAGTCCGCGTGAATATGGCTATGGCTTTGCCAATTGGACAGCCCAATGGTTAAGCAAACACCTAGCTTTAGAACTAGGGATTGAAATCAGCGATCGCCACATCAACCGCCTACTCAAAGAGAAAGGGCTTTCTACAAAACAAAAACACCAAGAAGGCAAAGAAACTGCCCAGTTCAAAAACGATGGGATTAAGATTTGCGATTTGCAATCCAGTTGTGAGTTGCGGGTTGATTGGTCGTTCGACTTGATGAAAATCAGCAACTAA
- a CDS encoding PEP-CTERM sorting domain-containing protein (PEP-CTERM proteins occur, often in large numbers, in the proteomes of bacteria that also encode an exosortase, a predicted intramembrane cysteine proteinase. The presence of a PEP-CTERM domain at a protein's C-terminus predicts cleavage within the sorting domain, followed by covalent anchoring to some some component of the (usually Gram-negative) cell surface. Many PEP-CTERM proteins exhibit an unusual sequence composition that includes large numbers of potential glycosylation sites. Expression of one such protein has been shown restore the ability of a bacterium to form floc, a type of biofilm.) yields MNQQIKLVKRFLLIATSAIATSLLANSPSQAATIALSDSFVILNEFSQNPIRTGTDTKTNTNTVANGDDGSAIAIAQAQASFLSNPLLPADTSSDTDMNINQLPMEPPEDIDLGLEEEIAPLLSSLASPAAYNTSSSMVTGFGKNNSGRANSEATVVGDFFVNAGTSFSFDFITNLNLYASVDDPITENAAASGDILLALVNPETEEVLDFFLATGKVDSKNQDVLDYLGSSNISLEPLNQETDFGSNQESADLIVQGSLKRDFEQDTNVRLVEFKRNQAEVAVPEPLTISGSLLSGCFLLIAKRRRKANS; encoded by the coding sequence ATGAATCAGCAGATAAAATTAGTCAAACGCTTTTTACTAATCGCTACATCAGCGATCGCCACTTCTCTATTAGCAAATTCACCGAGCCAGGCTGCAACTATAGCTTTGTCTGACAGTTTTGTGATTTTAAATGAATTTAGTCAAAATCCAATTAGAACCGGGACTGATACGAAAACCAATACTAATACAGTTGCTAATGGTGATGATGGATCGGCAATAGCGATCGCCCAAGCACAAGCTTCTTTTCTCAGCAATCCCCTGTTGCCAGCAGATACTTCATCTGACACAGATATGAATATTAACCAACTTCCTATGGAACCACCAGAAGACATAGATTTGGGATTAGAGGAAGAAATTGCACCTTTATTATCTTCATTAGCTTCGCCTGCGGCATACAATACATCTTCTAGTATGGTGACAGGTTTTGGTAAAAATAACTCTGGACGAGCAAACAGTGAAGCTACAGTCGTTGGTGATTTCTTTGTGAATGCTGGTACATCCTTTAGTTTTGACTTTATTACCAACTTAAACCTGTATGCTAGTGTGGACGATCCAATTACGGAAAATGCCGCAGCTAGTGGAGATATACTTTTAGCTTTAGTGAATCCAGAAACAGAGGAAGTACTAGATTTCTTCTTAGCTACTGGTAAAGTAGACAGCAAAAATCAAGATGTGCTTGATTATCTGGGAAGTAGCAACATTAGTTTAGAGCCTCTTAATCAAGAGACTGACTTTGGTAGCAATCAAGAAAGTGCCGATCTGATTGTGCAGGGTTCTTTAAAACGCGATTTTGAGCAGGATACAAACGTGAGGTTGGTTGAATTTAAACGCAATCAAGCTGAAGTTGCAGTTCCTGAACCTTTAACTATCTCGGGTTCCCTCTTGTCTGGTTGTTTTTTGCTGATTGCGAAGCGTCGGCGCAAAGCAAATTCGTAA
- a CDS encoding IS110 family transposase, with amino-acid sequence MENMNQWVGIDVSKATLDVYIRPMGKAFQLANTEVEISHLVEQLKSYDLNLIVLEATGGLETELVIQLQAALLPVALINPRQGRDFAKATGRFAKTDAIDAQILAHFGEAMKPQVLAIESEGARQLSELISRRRQLVEMQTAEKNRRTRARGKALTDIEAHIDYLAQRLKQLNQEIEELAQNNQQWIDKVNLLKTTPGIGQVISTTIVSDLPELGKLTAKQISRLVAVAPINHDSGQHKGKRMINGGRAHVRATLYMGAVVAIRHNPVIKAFYERLVERGKSKKLALTACVHKMLVILNAMLRDHLPWRICDNFQPIVNA; translated from the coding sequence ATGGAAAATATGAATCAATGGGTAGGCATTGATGTCAGTAAAGCCACTCTAGATGTTTATATCCGTCCAATGGGTAAAGCATTCCAACTGGCAAATACAGAAGTAGAAATATCTCATCTAGTAGAGCAACTTAAATCCTACGATTTAAATCTGATTGTACTGGAAGCAACAGGAGGATTAGAAACAGAGCTAGTAATTCAATTACAGGCAGCACTTTTACCAGTTGCATTAATTAATCCACGGCAAGGGCGAGATTTTGCTAAAGCCACAGGTCGGTTCGCAAAAACCGACGCAATTGATGCACAAATTTTGGCACACTTTGGGGAAGCAATGAAACCTCAGGTTTTAGCAATTGAATCCGAAGGAGCGCGTCAATTATCTGAATTAATTAGTCGCAGACGACAATTAGTTGAAATGCAAACTGCTGAGAAAAATCGCCGTACTCGCGCTCGTGGTAAAGCTTTGACAGATATTGAGGCGCATATTGATTACCTTGCTCAACGTCTGAAACAACTTAATCAAGAAATTGAGGAATTGGCTCAAAATAACCAACAATGGATTGATAAAGTTAATTTACTCAAAACTACTCCTGGAATTGGTCAAGTTATTTCCACAACTATTGTTTCGGATTTACCAGAACTAGGAAAGCTAACTGCCAAACAAATCTCTCGCTTAGTAGCAGTTGCACCTATCAATCATGATAGCGGTCAACATAAAGGTAAACGGATGATTAATGGTGGTCGTGCCCATGTTCGTGCCACTCTCTATATGGGTGCTGTTGTCGCAATACGTCACAATCCTGTTATCAAAGCCTTTTATGAGCGCCTTGTCGAGCGTGGTAAATCTAAAAAACTTGCTCTAACTGCTTGTGTTCATAAAATGTTAGTTATTTTAAATGCAATGCTTCGAGATCATTTGCCTTGGCGCATTTGTGACAACTTTCAACCAATTGTTAACGCTTAG
- the ftsH3 gene encoding ATP-dependent zinc metalloprotease FtsH3, which yields MNNKRWRNAGLYALLFIVVIALGTAFFDKQPQSRETWRYSQFIQEVQNGRVDKVSISADRSTAIVTPTSGDKKLVTLVNDPDLINTLNAKGVDIIVLPQTDEGFWFKALSSLFFPVLLLVGLFFLLRRAQNGPGSQAMNFGKSRARVQMEPQTQVTFGDVAGIDQAKLELNEVVDFLKNADRFTAVGAKIPKGVLLVGPPGTGKTLLARAVAGEAGVPFFSISGSEFVEMFVGVGASRVRDLFEQAKANAPCIVFIDEIDAVGRQRGAGLGGGNDEREQTLNQLLTEMDGFEGNTGIIIIAATNRPDVLDAALLRPGRFDRQVVVDRPDYSGRVEILKVHARGKTLGKDVDLERIARRTPGFTGADLSNLLNEAAILAARRNLTEISMDEINDAIDRVLAGPEKKDRVMSERRKQLVAYHEAGHALVGALMPDYDPVQKISIIPRGRAGGLTWFTPSEDRMDSGLYSRSYLENQMAVALGGRIAEELIFGEEEVTTGASNDLQQVARVARQMVTRFGMSDKLGPVALGRQQGNMFLGRDIMSERDFSEETAAAIDEEVRKLVDAAYARAKTVLTDNRHVLDQLADMLVEKETVDAEELQELLANNDVKTAAFA from the coding sequence GTGAATAATAAACGATGGAGAAATGCGGGGCTGTACGCGCTGCTTTTTATTGTTGTCATCGCTCTTGGGACAGCATTTTTTGACAAGCAACCCCAAAGCAGAGAGACATGGCGATACAGTCAATTTATTCAAGAAGTTCAAAATGGCAGGGTAGATAAGGTCAGTATTAGTGCGGATCGGTCTACAGCTATTGTCACGCCTACAAGTGGCGACAAGAAATTGGTGACTTTAGTTAACGATCCAGACCTGATCAACACGCTCAACGCTAAAGGCGTAGATATTATAGTTTTGCCTCAAACCGACGAAGGATTCTGGTTTAAGGCACTTAGCAGCCTATTTTTCCCTGTATTGCTTCTGGTTGGCTTATTCTTCTTGCTGCGCCGTGCCCAAAATGGCCCGGGTAGCCAAGCCATGAACTTTGGCAAATCCAGAGCCAGAGTGCAAATGGAACCACAAACCCAAGTCACCTTTGGTGATGTCGCTGGCATCGATCAAGCCAAGCTAGAACTAAACGAAGTCGTAGACTTTTTGAAAAACGCCGATCGCTTTACTGCCGTTGGAGCCAAAATTCCCAAAGGCGTACTGTTAGTAGGCCCTCCAGGAACTGGTAAAACCTTGCTAGCTCGTGCTGTAGCAGGCGAAGCGGGTGTCCCCTTCTTCTCCATCTCTGGTTCTGAGTTCGTAGAAATGTTTGTGGGTGTGGGTGCATCCCGCGTCCGTGACTTATTCGAGCAAGCCAAAGCTAATGCTCCTTGTATCGTCTTTATCGATGAAATTGACGCTGTCGGCCGTCAGCGTGGTGCAGGCTTAGGCGGTGGTAACGATGAGCGGGAACAAACCCTCAACCAGTTACTCACAGAAATGGACGGCTTTGAAGGTAACACCGGCATCATTATCATTGCCGCTACCAACCGTCCCGATGTTTTGGATGCAGCTTTGTTGCGTCCTGGCCGCTTCGACCGTCAGGTTGTTGTAGATCGTCCCGACTACTCTGGACGGGTGGAAATTCTCAAAGTTCATGCCCGTGGCAAAACTTTAGGCAAGGATGTGGACTTGGAGAGAATTGCTCGTCGTACTCCTGGGTTTACTGGTGCGGATCTATCCAACCTGCTGAACGAAGCCGCCATTCTGGCAGCACGCCGGAACTTGACCGAAATTTCGATGGATGAAATTAACGACGCGATCGATCGCGTTTTAGCAGGGCCAGAGAAGAAAGACCGGGTAATGAGCGAAAGGCGCAAGCAACTCGTGGCATATCACGAAGCCGGTCACGCTTTAGTTGGGGCGCTGATGCCAGACTATGACCCAGTGCAAAAAATTAGCATTATTCCGCGCGGTCGTGCCGGTGGTTTAACTTGGTTTACCCCCAGCGAAGACCGTATGGATAGTGGTTTGTACAGCCGCTCTTATCTAGAAAATCAGATGGCAGTGGCATTAGGTGGTCGCATTGCTGAAGAATTAATCTTTGGTGAAGAAGAAGTAACTACCGGTGCTTCCAACGACTTGCAACAAGTAGCACGTGTTGCCCGACAAATGGTAACACGGTTTGGGATGAGTGACAAACTCGGCCCTGTTGCCCTTGGTCGTCAGCAAGGCAATATGTTCCTCGGTCGGGATATCATGTCAGAACGTGATTTCTCCGAAGAAACCGCCGCCGCTATTGACGAAGAAGTCCGCAAATTAGTGGATGCAGCTTATGCGCGTGCTAAAACAGTTTTGACAGATAACCGTCACGTTCTCGATCAACTGGCGGATATGCTGGTTGAGAAAGAAACCGTGGATGCTGAGGAATTGCAAGAACTGTTAGCAAACAACGATGTGAAGACTGCGGCGTTTGCATAA